The Sagittula sp. P11 genome window below encodes:
- a CDS encoding TraB/GumN family protein, translating to MSLVKTALSLAMGLAFTALPVLAHARCTGDDLRPALLPEERAEVDARVAAMPYPTGNHWIARRGTETIHLVGTIHLSDPRLDAPVERIAPLLDDAATLLLEMSGTDREAMEASIASDPAMFMLSDGSLPDLLSEDEWQQLSGAMAARGMPAFVGARMQPWYVSMLLSVPACMKDLLEQDDGLDVRLEALAEEKGVPTRSLEPWDTGLALFAAVPMEAQLSMIRSALAPADVNEDLFETIISTYFEEAHAESQVVLEVLSPRLTPLGEAEADTVFDTVNGAMINARNRAWIPVILDTLDSTDGTVIAAFGAAHLSGEEGVLNLLAEEGFELERAPF from the coding sequence ATGTCCCTTGTTAAAACCGCACTGTCCCTCGCCATGGGACTGGCGTTCACCGCGCTTCCCGTGCTTGCGCATGCCCGTTGCACCGGTGATGACCTCCGTCCCGCCCTGCTGCCCGAGGAAAGGGCTGAGGTCGACGCCCGCGTGGCCGCGATGCCCTACCCGACCGGCAATCACTGGATCGCGCGGCGCGGCACCGAGACCATCCACCTCGTCGGCACGATCCACCTGTCCGACCCGCGCCTCGACGCGCCGGTCGAGCGGATCGCGCCGCTGCTGGACGACGCCGCCACCCTGCTGCTCGAGATGTCGGGCACCGACCGGGAAGCCATGGAAGCGAGCATCGCCAGCGATCCGGCCATGTTCATGCTGTCGGACGGCAGCCTGCCCGACCTTCTGTCGGAGGACGAGTGGCAGCAACTCTCGGGCGCGATGGCCGCGCGCGGGATGCCCGCCTTCGTCGGCGCCCGGATGCAGCCGTGGTATGTCTCGATGCTGTTGTCGGTGCCCGCCTGCATGAAGGACCTGCTGGAGCAGGACGACGGCCTCGACGTCCGGCTCGAAGCCCTCGCCGAGGAAAAGGGCGTGCCGACCCGGTCGCTGGAACCCTGGGACACGGGCCTCGCGCTGTTCGCCGCCGTCCCGATGGAGGCGCAGCTGTCCATGATCCGCTCCGCACTTGCGCCGGCGGACGTGAACGAGGATCTCTTCGAGACCATCATCAGTACGTACTTCGAAGAAGCCCACGCCGAAAGCCAGGTGGTGCTGGAAGTCCTGTCGCCCCGCCTGACCCCGCTGGGAGAAGCCGAGGCCGACACGGTTTTCGACACCGTGAACGGTGCGATGATAAACGCCCGCAACCGCGCATGGATTCCCGTGATCCTCGACACGCTGGACAGCACCGATGGGACGGTGATCGCCGCCTTCGGTGCCGCCCACCTGTCCGGCGAGGAAGGGGTGCTGAACCTCCTGGCGGAGGAAGGGTTCGAACTGGAGCGCGCGCCGTTCTGA
- a CDS encoding DUF2161 domain-containing phosphodiesterase codes for MERESELYAPVKALLEKQGYTVKGEVGAADLMAVRGDDPPVIVELKLRITLSLFHQACARLKLTDHVYVAVPKPSGKTARRALKDNRDLCRRLGLGFIVVLPDARVEVLCDPGPYAPRKSRKKSDRLLREFEALRGDPNEGGATRHGIVTAYRQDALACAAFLAEAGPSRGRDVVAATGVARATGLMRDNHYGWFDKVATGVYALSEAGRDGLVHWAYSWEPGGA; via the coding sequence ATGGAACGGGAAAGCGAGCTTTATGCACCGGTGAAGGCGTTGCTGGAAAAGCAGGGCTACACGGTAAAGGGGGAGGTCGGCGCGGCCGACTTGATGGCGGTGCGCGGCGACGATCCGCCGGTGATCGTGGAACTGAAGCTGCGCATCACCCTGTCGCTGTTCCACCAGGCTTGCGCACGCCTGAAGCTGACCGACCATGTCTATGTCGCCGTCCCCAAACCCTCGGGCAAGACGGCGCGGCGGGCGCTGAAGGACAACCGCGACCTCTGCCGGCGGCTGGGGCTGGGTTTCATCGTGGTGCTGCCGGACGCGCGGGTGGAGGTGCTCTGCGATCCCGGGCCTTACGCGCCGCGCAAGAGTCGCAAGAAATCCGACCGCCTGCTGCGGGAATTCGAGGCCCTGCGCGGCGATCCGAACGAGGGTGGCGCGACGCGGCACGGCATTGTTACCGCCTACCGGCAGGACGCGCTGGCCTGCGCGGCCTTTCTGGCGGAGGCCGGCCCGAGCCGAGGGCGGGATGTGGTGGCAGCGACCGGCGTGGCGCGGGCCACCGGGCTGATGCGCGACAATCACTACGGCTGGTTCGACAAGGTTGCGACGGGGGTCTACGCCCTGTCGGAGGCCGGTCGCGACGGGCTGGTGCACTGGGCCTATTCGTGGGAGCCGGGCGGCGCGTAG
- a CDS encoding DMT family transporter yields MPSPQATPLLSVKPNPNRGPESQNMRGILLMALGFFAFAACDVQAKFLTDSLSAAQIVFFRQIGLFMGVIVMLAVKGTHLLRSQLPAIQILRGICAASSALCFVLAVTYVPLADAVAVTFIAPFLVTLMGALFLREPVGARRWAAVAVGFVGMLIVIRPGLGVFHPAIGFIVLAACFFATRQVLSRTLSGADNVMTTVAFTSITSTVLVALALPFVWKTPDTLQLWLVIFGLAATAGVGEVLVIRALDIAQAVALAPIHYSLIIWSTFYGFIVFADLPDLWTLVGCAIIVASGLYTLHRERIAAREGRAAAARARADEAAATPQNGL; encoded by the coding sequence ATGCCCTCTCCTCAGGCCACGCCGCTTCTGTCGGTCAAGCCCAACCCGAACCGCGGCCCCGAAAGCCAGAACATGCGTGGCATCCTCCTGATGGCGCTGGGGTTCTTCGCCTTCGCCGCCTGCGACGTGCAGGCAAAGTTCCTGACGGATTCCCTGTCGGCCGCGCAGATCGTGTTCTTCCGCCAGATCGGCCTGTTCATGGGCGTGATCGTGATGTTGGCCGTGAAGGGCACACATCTGCTGCGGTCGCAACTGCCCGCGATCCAGATCCTGCGCGGCATTTGCGCAGCGTCTTCGGCGTTGTGCTTCGTGCTGGCGGTGACCTACGTGCCGCTGGCCGACGCTGTCGCCGTGACCTTCATCGCGCCCTTCCTCGTGACGCTGATGGGGGCGCTGTTCCTGCGCGAACCCGTCGGCGCACGCCGCTGGGCCGCCGTGGCGGTGGGCTTTGTCGGGATGCTGATCGTGATCCGGCCCGGACTGGGCGTGTTCCACCCCGCCATCGGGTTCATCGTGCTCGCCGCCTGTTTCTTTGCCACACGGCAGGTCCTGTCGCGGACGCTGTCGGGCGCCGACAACGTGATGACGACCGTGGCCTTCACCTCGATCACGTCGACGGTCCTTGTGGCGCTCGCCCTGCCGTTCGTCTGGAAGACGCCCGACACGCTGCAGCTCTGGCTCGTGATCTTCGGCCTCGCGGCGACGGCGGGCGTGGGCGAGGTGCTGGTGATCCGCGCGCTCGACATCGCACAGGCGGTGGCGCTGGCCCCGATCCATTACTCGCTGATCATCTGGAGCACCTTCTACGGCTTTATCGTCTTTGCCGATCTGCCGGATCTCTGGACGCTGGTGGGCTGCGCGATCATCGTGGCGTCCGGCCTCTATACCCTGCACCGCGAGCGTATTGCCGCGCGAGAGGGCCGGGCCGCCGCCGCGCGGGCACGAGCGGACGAAGCCGCCGCAACGCCGCAGAACGGTTTGTAG
- a CDS encoding DedA family protein, which yields MTETVFELVSTYGVWVVAMSAFVSCLAVPVPTALVMLAAGAFAASEDLSLWQVWLAGWLAALAGDNTGYQLGRWGGAPFLSWLGSRTGRAALIARGEALVRDRGGLGVFFSTWLVAPLGPWVNVVSGAMGLPRWRFAIWDTAGETIWVSGYVLLGYAFGAQVDTVARLVSDWAGLVSALAVALGFGVALVLRLRHRHSGQSDN from the coding sequence ATGACTGAGACGGTCTTCGAACTCGTCTCGACCTACGGGGTGTGGGTGGTGGCCATGTCGGCTTTCGTATCCTGCCTTGCCGTCCCGGTGCCGACCGCGCTGGTCATGCTGGCGGCGGGGGCCTTCGCGGCCTCCGAAGACCTGTCTTTGTGGCAGGTCTGGCTGGCTGGGTGGCTTGCCGCGCTGGCGGGCGACAACACCGGCTACCAGCTGGGCCGCTGGGGCGGGGCGCCGTTCCTGAGCTGGCTGGGTAGCCGGACAGGGCGCGCGGCACTGATCGCGCGCGGAGAGGCGCTGGTCCGCGACCGCGGCGGGCTAGGGGTGTTCTTCTCCACCTGGCTGGTGGCGCCGCTCGGGCCGTGGGTCAACGTGGTGTCGGGCGCCATGGGGCTGCCCCGCTGGCGCTTTGCGATCTGGGACACGGCGGGAGAGACCATCTGGGTCAGCGGCTATGTCCTGCTGGGGTATGCCTTCGGCGCGCAGGTCGACACCGTCGCCCGTCTGGTCAGCGACTGGGCCGGGCTGGTGTCGGCGCTGGCTGTGGCGCTGGGGTTCGGCGTGGCGCTCGTCCTGCGCCTGCGTCACCGGCACTCCGGTCAGAGCGACAACTGA
- a CDS encoding L-lactate dehydrogenase, protein MKLGIVGAGMVGSAAAFACVMRGAASEIVLVDLNKARAQAEAEDIAHAVPFSGSARVAAGDYDDLTGADVVILACGVSQKPGESRLELLSRNAEVFRSVVAEVTRAAPDAILLIASNPVDIMTHVTQTLSGLPAGRVIGSGTILDTARFRWLLGRHLNIAPRSVHAYVLGEHGDTEVLAWTAARAGSVSIESFAAQIRAPLTAEVRERIDKGVRNAAYTIIEGKGATWYGIGAGLARLVSAIGSDEQAVLTVSTLSDVAGVRRVACSLPRVVGREGVTAELMPDISRQENAALEASAMLLKDTFDQLSL, encoded by the coding sequence CGGGGCGCCGCCTCTGAAATCGTTCTCGTGGACCTCAACAAGGCACGCGCACAGGCGGAGGCAGAGGACATCGCCCACGCGGTGCCCTTTTCGGGTTCGGCACGGGTTGCAGCGGGCGACTACGACGACCTGACCGGCGCCGACGTGGTGATCCTTGCCTGCGGCGTGTCGCAGAAGCCCGGGGAAAGCCGTCTGGAACTCCTGTCCCGCAACGCGGAAGTCTTCCGCTCCGTGGTGGCGGAGGTGACCCGCGCCGCCCCCGACGCGATCCTGCTGATCGCCTCCAACCCCGTCGACATCATGACCCATGTCACGCAGACCCTCAGCGGCTTGCCGGCGGGCCGTGTGATCGGGTCGGGCACGATCCTCGACACGGCCCGTTTCCGCTGGCTGCTGGGCCGGCACCTGAACATCGCTCCCCGCTCCGTCCATGCCTATGTGCTGGGCGAACACGGCGATACGGAGGTGCTTGCGTGGACCGCTGCCCGTGCCGGGTCCGTCTCGATCGAAAGTTTCGCGGCGCAGATCCGTGCGCCGCTGACCGCCGAGGTGCGGGAGCGCATCGACAAGGGCGTCCGCAACGCAGCCTACACGATCATCGAGGGCAAGGGCGCGACGTGGTACGGCATCGGCGCCGGGCTGGCCCGTCTGGTCTCTGCCATCGGATCGGACGAACAGGCGGTACTGACCGTCTCCACCCTGTCGGACGTGGCGGGCGTGCGCCGCGTCGCCTGCTCCCTCCCCCGTGTGGTGGGGCGTGAAGGCGTGACTGCCGAACTGATGCCGGACATCTCGCGTCAGGAGAACGCCGCGCTCGAAGCGTCCGCCATGCTGCTCAAGGATACTTTCGATCAGTTGTCGCTCTGA